The following coding sequences are from one bacterium window:
- the recG gene encoding ATP-dependent DNA helicase RecG, producing MMSNKILLKDLTQSIQYLKGVGPKRAKIPELLGLTTVGDILQYYPRIYQDRRHIKPISQLRKGERETIKGVVIGAEQTGRRNILKIMVSDGTGYISLVCFGRPQMRKYLPTGTHIILTGRVNVFRSEIQISDFEYEILKDNEDDLIHTNRIVPLYPLGLGLPQGAQRTMRLIARLALDRYVQDLAEPLPSSILVKYRLPDASSAIKGIHFPDSEEEYKQARSRLVFDEFFYLQLALGMRRQRERQKEGIAYTNQGKLAEVFIRSLPFSLTRAQERVIQEIRRDMGSPTPMNRLLHGDVGSGKTVVAAVAALTAVEDGCQAAVLAPTEILAEQHYFNLSQYFVKAASQFASPGISPSPHLALLTSGLKAREKEETLGQVRSGEVNIIVGTHALIQEGVEFHRLGLVIIDEQHRFGVMQRAALRDKAQLTSTVAPDCLVMTATPIPRTLALTVYGDLDTSVLDELPPGRRQVITKCRSAESLPRIYAFIRDQVKAGRQAYIVYPLIEESEELDLKAATVAYEHLTKEVFPDLRVGLLHGRIRPDEKDEIMQAFYEHRLDVLVATSVIEVGIDVPNASIMMIEEAERFGLAQLHQLRGRVGRSTHPSYCILLTKSQIAEAVNSPHTIPDDDSLAKAVQRISSLVQTNDGFKIAEADLAIRGPGEFFGTRQSGMPELKLANPIQDIKQLQAAREEAFSILENDPTFSNPEHQLLRQVFEHNFKDRLVLSEIS from the coding sequence ATGATGTCTAACAAGATACTCCTGAAGGATCTCACTCAGTCTATTCAATATCTAAAAGGGGTTGGTCCAAAAAGGGCCAAGATTCCGGAACTGCTCGGCCTCACCACCGTCGGTGATATCCTTCAATATTACCCCAGAATCTACCAGGATCGCCGACATATAAAACCTATTAGTCAGCTTCGAAAAGGGGAGAGGGAAACCATAAAAGGGGTGGTCATAGGGGCGGAGCAAACCGGACGAAGAAATATCCTTAAGATTATGGTCAGTGATGGGACCGGTTATATCAGTCTGGTCTGTTTTGGCCGGCCTCAGATGCGTAAATACCTGCCGACCGGCACCCATATCATCCTCACCGGCCGGGTTAATGTCTTCCGGAGTGAGATTCAAATATCCGATTTTGAATACGAAATCCTCAAAGATAACGAAGATGATCTGATTCATACCAACCGGATTGTCCCCCTTTATCCCCTTGGATTAGGTCTTCCCCAGGGTGCCCAGCGAACCATGCGGTTGATTGCCCGACTTGCCCTTGACCGCTATGTTCAGGACCTGGCCGAACCTCTACCTTCTTCCATCCTCGTCAAATACCGCTTGCCGGACGCTTCTTCAGCCATTAAAGGCATTCATTTCCCGGACAGTGAAGAGGAATATAAGCAAGCCCGGTCTCGACTGGTTTTTGATGAATTCTTTTACCTTCAGTTGGCCCTGGGGATGAGGCGGCAGCGAGAGAGACAAAAAGAGGGGATCGCTTATACCAATCAAGGGAAATTAGCCGAGGTCTTTATTCGTTCTCTCCCTTTTTCTCTGACCAGGGCTCAAGAGCGGGTGATTCAGGAGATACGCCGGGATATGGGTTCACCCACCCCGATGAACCGTCTGCTGCATGGGGATGTGGGATCAGGCAAGACCGTGGTGGCGGCGGTGGCTGCCTTGACGGCGGTGGAAGATGGGTGCCAGGCGGCCGTGCTTGCGCCCACCGAAATACTGGCCGAGCAGCACTACTTCAATCTCAGCCAATATTTTGTAAAAGCCGCCAGCCAGTTCGCTTCTCCAGGGATTTCTCCCTCCCCCCATCTGGCCCTTTTAACCAGCGGTCTTAAAGCCAGGGAAAAAGAAGAGACCCTGGGCCAAGTGAGATCAGGGGAAGTAAATATAATTGTGGGCACCCACGCCCTGATTCAGGAAGGGGTAGAATTTCATCGGCTGGGGCTGGTTATCATTGATGAGCAGCACCGGTTTGGGGTTATGCAGCGGGCAGCCCTGCGTGACAAGGCCCAACTTACCTCAACCGTGGCTCCAGACTGCCTGGTGATGACGGCTACCCCCATACCCCGCACCCTGGCCTTGACTGTTTACGGCGATCTGGATACCTCGGTTCTGGATGAACTTCCGCCCGGGAGAAGGCAGGTTATCACCAAATGCCGGTCAGCCGAAAGCCTACCCAGGATATACGCCTTTATTAGAGATCAGGTCAAGGCCGGTAGGCAGGCCTATATTGTTTATCCTCTCATTGAAGAATCAGAGGAGTTAGACCTCAAGGCCGCCACAGTGGCGTATGAACATTTAACTAAGGAGGTCTTTCCTGATTTGAGAGTCGGCCTGCTTCATGGGCGAATAAGGCCTGATGAAAAGGATGAAATTATGCAGGCTTTTTATGAGCATAGGTTAGACGTCCTTGTGGCCACTTCGGTTATCGAAGTGGGCATAGATGTGCCCAACGCCTCTATCATGATGATCGAGGAGGCCGAGAGGTTCGGTCTGGCCCAACTTCATCAGCTCAGGGGCCGGGTGGGCCGCTCTACCCATCCCTCTTACTGCATCCTGCTAACCAAATCACAGATTGCCGAGGCGGTTAATTCCCCCCATACCATTCCTGATGATGATAGTCTGGCTAAGGCAGTGCAGCGGATCTCTTCTCTGGTTCAGACCAATGATGGTTTTAAGATCGCCGAAGCTGATCTGGCTATCCGAGGGCCAGGCGAGTTCTTCGGGACCAGACAATCAGGTATGCCGGAACTCAAGCTGGCCAACCCTATTCAGGACATAAAACAGCTTCAGGCGGCTCGTGAGGAGGCATTCTCTATCCTCGAAAATGACCCGACCTTCTCTAATCCCGAACAC